One window of Bacillus sp. FJAT-45350 genomic DNA carries:
- a CDS encoding cytochrome c oxidase subunit I produces the protein MNTPIETSEVKKEKSVLWDWLTTVDHKKIAVLYLVAGTLFFVKAGVMALLIRIQLMYPEMTFLSGQTYNEMLSMHGTIMLFLAATPLLFGFMNYIVPLQIGARDVAFPFLNSLGFWIFFFGGLLVSLSWFFGGGPDAGWTAKIPLASRDWAGLGLDFYVIGLQVSGIGTLVAAINFLVTIVNMRAPGMTMMRLPLFVWTTFVSSTLILFAFTPLAAGLLLLMLDRLFGGQVFIHELGGNVLIWQHIFWIFGHPEVYLLVLPAFGIISEVIPAFTRKRLFGYTAMVFATIVIAFLGFMVWAHHMYTVGMGPIANSVFAIATMTIAVPTGVKVFNWLFTLWGGKITFNTAMLFATSFIPTFVLGGVTGVMMAMAPVDHLYHDTYFIVAHFHYIIVGGIVLALFSGLYYWYPKIFGHKLNETIGKLMFWVFFTGFHLTFLIQHFLGLYGMPRHVYTYLGDQGFDAFNFISTIGTFFMSVGVILLVINIIYSAYKGERVTNGDPWDARTLEWATENPVPEYNFAQTPLVRSLDPLYYEKIYGDGKMQPSEPIKDIHMPNSSIIPLFISIGLFIMGFGFIMMNMDGTLLSPLLVIFVGAIVTFGAMIARSVKEDHGFYIPKEKIQADVDSQNK, from the coding sequence TTGAATACACCGATTGAAACGTCAGAAGTAAAAAAGGAAAAGAGTGTTTTATGGGACTGGCTCACAACTGTCGACCATAAAAAAATTGCAGTGCTTTATTTAGTTGCAGGTACTTTGTTTTTTGTTAAGGCTGGGGTTATGGCACTGCTCATCCGTATCCAGCTTATGTATCCTGAAATGACATTTCTAAGCGGACAAACCTATAATGAAATGTTATCAATGCATGGTACAATCATGCTATTTCTAGCAGCAACTCCTTTACTATTTGGATTTATGAATTATATTGTTCCCTTACAAATCGGAGCTAGGGACGTAGCTTTTCCTTTTCTCAATTCACTTGGGTTTTGGATTTTCTTCTTTGGAGGACTTTTAGTAAGTTTAAGTTGGTTTTTTGGTGGAGGTCCTGATGCGGGCTGGACAGCAAAAATACCTTTAGCAAGTCGAGACTGGGCAGGTCTTGGACTCGACTTCTATGTCATCGGTTTACAGGTAAGTGGTATCGGTACACTTGTAGCAGCTATTAATTTTTTAGTCACTATTGTTAATATGCGCGCACCTGGTATGACAATGATGAGACTACCACTGTTCGTGTGGACAACATTTGTTTCTTCAACTTTAATCTTATTCGCCTTTACTCCTTTAGCAGCCGGGCTTTTATTATTAATGTTGGATCGATTGTTTGGCGGACAAGTATTCATCCATGAACTGGGTGGAAATGTTTTAATCTGGCAACATATATTTTGGATTTTTGGTCACCCTGAAGTATACTTACTTGTTCTACCAGCATTTGGGATTATTTCAGAAGTTATCCCAGCTTTTACAAGAAAACGATTATTTGGTTATACTGCGATGGTATTTGCAACGATCGTCATTGCTTTCCTTGGTTTTATGGTATGGGCTCACCATATGTACACGGTCGGTATGGGACCAATAGCAAACTCAGTATTTGCTATCGCAACTATGACAATCGCTGTACCAACAGGTGTTAAAGTATTTAACTGGCTCTTTACTCTATGGGGTGGAAAAATAACCTTCAATACCGCAATGCTATTTGCTACATCTTTTATTCCAACCTTTGTATTAGGTGGTGTGACGGGTGTTATGATGGCGATGGCTCCAGTAGACCACCTTTATCATGATACGTACTTTATTGTTGCACATTTTCATTACATTATTGTTGGTGGAATTGTCTTAGCATTATTCTCAGGACTCTATTACTGGTACCCGAAAATCTTTGGACATAAGTTAAACGAAACGATTGGTAAGCTCATGTTTTGGGTTTTCTTTACTGGATTTCATTTAACATTTTTAATACAACATTTTTTAGGTTTGTACGGTATGCCAAGACATGTCTATACATATCTAGGTGACCAAGGGTTTGACGCCTTTAATTTCATTAGTACAATCGGAACATTCTTTATGTCTGTAGGTGTTATCTTACTAGTCATAAATATAATCTATTCTGCTTACAAAGGTGAGCGTGTAACTAATGGTGATCCTTGGGATGCAAGAACGTTAGAGTGGGCAACCGAAAATCCTGTACCAGAATATAACTTTGCTCAAACACCTTTAGTACGTTCATTAGATCCTCTTTACTACGAAAAGATTTATGGTGATGGGAAAATGCAGCCAAGTGAACCTATTAAAGATATTCACATGCCAAACAGCTCAATTATTCCACTATTTATCTCTATTGGTCTGTTTATAATGGGCTTTGGTTTTATAATGATGAATATGGATGGTACACTTTTATCACCACTATTAGTTATTTTTGTAGGTGCTATTGTGACATTTGGTGCGATGATAGCTCGTTCCGTAAAAGAAGACCACGGATTTTATATACCTAAAGAAAAAATACAAGCTGATGTAGATTCACAAAACAAATAA
- a CDS encoding phosphocarrier protein HPr has product MPEKTFKITSETGIHARPATQLVNKASQYSSNLFLEYKGKSVNLKSIMGVMSLGIGQGSEVTIKAEGDDADRALQAIEEVVKEGLGE; this is encoded by the coding sequence ATGCCAGAAAAAACATTTAAAATTACAAGTGAAACTGGAATTCATGCACGCCCAGCAACACAATTAGTAAATAAAGCAAGTCAGTATTCTTCAAATTTATTTTTGGAGTATAAAGGAAAATCGGTAAATTTGAAATCGATCATGGGCGTCATGTCATTAGGAATTGGTCAAGGCTCAGAAGTTACAATTAAGGCTGAGGGTGACGATGCGGATAGAGCATTACAAGCAATTGAAGAAGTAGTTAAGGAAGGGCTTGGAGAGTAA
- a CDS encoding acyl-CoA thioesterase: MSKISYIDNLKEWEQSFSFYCPIKVRFSETDAFGHVNNTNSFVYFEEARIDFFKEMGFMSEWADENSEHIIVTADMQCNYTKQIMFDEKLKAYVKVATIGQSSIDLHYMIKDEKGDICLTGRGLIVQLSKRTGKSSPWNDVMKDKLQEAIVNYQ, encoded by the coding sequence ATGTCGAAAATTTCGTATATTGATAACCTAAAAGAGTGGGAGCAATCATTTTCATTTTATTGTCCGATTAAAGTACGATTTTCTGAAACAGATGCATTTGGACACGTGAATAATACTAATTCCTTTGTTTACTTTGAAGAAGCAAGAATAGACTTTTTTAAAGAGATGGGTTTTATGAGTGAATGGGCCGATGAAAATAGTGAACATATCATTGTCACTGCTGATATGCAATGCAATTATACGAAGCAAATAATGTTTGACGAAAAATTAAAGGCATATGTGAAAGTGGCTACTATTGGTCAATCCTCCATAGATTTGCATTACATGATAAAAGATGAAAAGGGAGATATATGTCTCACTGGTCGTGGATTAATTGTTCAACTTTCAAAGCGGACAGGAAAATCATCGCCATGGAATGATGTAATGAAAGACAAACTTCAAGAGGCAATTGTTAATTATCAGTAA
- the sdhB gene encoding succinate dehydrogenase iron-sulfur subunit gives MMSDKTIRFVITRQDSTDSASYTEEFDIPYRPNMNVISALMEIRRNPVNAQGKETTPITWDMNCLEEVCGACSMVINGKPRQSCTALIDQLEQPVKLEPMKTFPVIRDLMIDRSRMFDSLKKVKAWIPIDGTYDLGPGPRMAESKRQWAYELSKCMTCGVCLESCPNVNSNADFIGPAPLSQVRLFNAHPTGEMNAAERLETIMGDGGLANCGNSQNCVQSCPKGIPLTTSIAALNRSTTIQSFKNFFGSTN, from the coding sequence ATAATGAGCGATAAAACAATTCGTTTTGTAATCACACGTCAAGATAGTACTGACAGTGCTTCATATACAGAAGAGTTTGATATTCCATATCGCCCTAATATGAATGTAATTTCTGCATTAATGGAAATTCGTCGTAACCCTGTTAATGCTCAAGGGAAAGAAACAACTCCTATTACTTGGGATATGAACTGTCTAGAGGAAGTTTGTGGAGCCTGCTCAATGGTTATTAATGGTAAACCACGTCAATCTTGTACAGCATTAATTGATCAGCTTGAACAACCGGTTAAGTTAGAGCCAATGAAGACATTCCCGGTTATTCGTGACTTAATGATCGATCGTAGCCGTATGTTTGATTCATTGAAAAAGGTTAAAGCATGGATTCCGATTGATGGTACGTATGATTTAGGGCCTGGACCACGTATGGCTGAATCAAAGCGTCAATGGGCTTATGAGCTATCAAAATGTATGACTTGTGGAGTATGTTTAGAGTCTTGTCCGAATGTAAATAGCAATGCTGATTTCATTGGACCAGCGCCACTTTCGCAAGTACGTCTTTTCAATGCTCACCCAACTGGTGAAATGAATGCTGCTGAGCGTCTTGAAACAATTATGGGAGACGGTGGACTTGCTAACTGTGGTAACTCTCAAAACTGTGTGCAGTCTTGTCCAAAAGGGATTCCATTAACAACTTCAATTGCTGCTTTAAACCGTTCTACAACGATTCAATCGTTTAAAAACTTCTTCGGTAGCACAAACTAA
- a CDS encoding helix-turn-helix domain-containing protein: protein MKGAEYGPKALLTKREREVFELLVQDKTTREIAQKLFISEKTVRNHISNTMQKLGVKGRSQAVIELVRLGELEI from the coding sequence TTGAAGGGAGCAGAATATGGACCAAAAGCTCTACTTACAAAAAGGGAGAGAGAAGTATTTGAATTATTGGTTCAAGACAAAACAACGAGAGAAATTGCTCAGAAACTATTTATAAGTGAGAAAACTGTACGAAATCACATTTCCAACACAATGCAAAAGCTTGGGGTAAAGGGGCGCTCTCAAGCTGTTATCGAGCTTGTTCGTTTAGGTGAACTTGAGATTTAG
- the rph gene encoding ribonuclease PH — translation MRVDERKKGQLRPVQIETNYLKHPEGSVLISVGNTKVICTASVEERVPPFMRGQGKGWITAEYSMLPRATEQRNIRESSKGKVSGRTMEIQRLIGRALRSVIDLERLGERTLWIDCDVIQADGGTRTASITGAFVAMVIALNRCLEKKKLSSIPVKDFLAAVSVGVEPKHGEILDLCYVEDAAALVDMNVIMTGSGEFVEIQGTGEEATFSRKQLNELLDLAEIGIDELVKIQKEVLGEEITKKIVGKEKEE, via the coding sequence ATGCGCGTTGATGAAAGAAAGAAAGGTCAGCTTAGACCAGTTCAAATAGAAACTAACTATTTAAAGCATCCGGAAGGGTCAGTATTAATTTCAGTTGGGAATACGAAAGTAATCTGTACGGCTAGTGTGGAGGAACGTGTTCCGCCGTTTATGAGAGGTCAAGGAAAAGGGTGGATTACAGCTGAATATTCAATGCTACCAAGAGCAACAGAGCAACGTAATATTAGAGAGTCTTCAAAGGGAAAAGTAAGTGGAAGAACGATGGAGATTCAACGTTTGATTGGTCGTGCATTGCGTTCAGTTATCGATTTAGAACGATTAGGTGAGCGCACATTATGGATTGATTGCGATGTCATTCAAGCAGATGGAGGAACGAGAACTGCCTCTATAACAGGTGCTTTCGTTGCAATGGTTATTGCGTTAAATCGATGTCTAGAAAAAAAGAAATTATCTAGTATTCCAGTTAAAGACTTCCTTGCAGCTGTTTCTGTTGGGGTTGAGCCAAAGCATGGTGAAATTCTTGACTTGTGTTATGTAGAAGATGCGGCTGCACTTGTAGATATGAACGTTATTATGACAGGTAGTGGGGAATTTGTAGAAATACAAGGCACTGGAGAGGAAGCAACGTTTTCTAGAAAACAGTTAAATGAACTATTGGATTTAGCTGAAATAGGAATAGACGAACTAGTTAAGATTCAAAAGGAAGTACTAGGTGAAGAGATCACGAAAAAAATAGTTGGAAAAGAAAAGGAAGAGTGA
- a CDS encoding MarR family winged helix-turn-helix transcriptional regulator — MNESHDQVEVIEKSLRMVSDIIKQKGREILTQFPITPPQFVALQWLNEYGDMTIGELSNKMYLACSTTTDLIDRMEKNELLERVKDQNDRRVVRIHLLEKGKTIIEEVIRKRQDYLAEILTNFSKEDVNFLERSLDVLYDEMKKSKDK; from the coding sequence ATGAACGAGAGTCATGACCAAGTTGAGGTGATTGAGAAATCACTTAGAATGGTTTCTGATATAATTAAACAAAAGGGAAGAGAAATTTTAACCCAATTTCCGATTACCCCACCTCAATTCGTTGCCTTACAATGGCTAAATGAATATGGTGATATGACCATTGGTGAATTATCCAATAAAATGTATTTAGCATGTAGTACGACAACAGACTTAATTGACCGTATGGAAAAAAATGAATTGTTAGAGCGTGTAAAAGACCAAAATGACCGCCGTGTTGTACGCATTCACCTTTTAGAAAAGGGAAAAACGATCATTGAAGAGGTTATTCGTAAACGACAGGATTATTTAGCTGAAATTCTGACTAACTTCTCGAAAGAAGATGTGAATTTCCTAGAGAGAAGTCTAGATGTTCTTTATGATGAAATGAAGAAATCAAAGGATAAGTAA
- a CDS encoding metallophosphoesterase family protein — MRVLIVSDSHGQTEELSDVITRHRQEVNLIIHCGDSELEANSKELDGVSVVEGNCDYQHDQFPEEIRKELGDYVLYVTHGHHYNVKMTYVPISYKGEEVGANIVCFGHSHVATSFSENGIVYINPGSLRLPRNRSEQTYVICELSTNEVKVSFHERETGALIEELSETFLF, encoded by the coding sequence ATGAGAGTTTTAATAGTAAGTGATAGTCATGGTCAAACAGAGGAATTATCTGATGTAATTACTCGCCATCGTCAAGAGGTCAATCTCATTATTCATTGTGGAGATTCAGAACTTGAAGCAAACTCAAAAGAATTAGATGGTGTGTCAGTAGTAGAAGGTAACTGTGATTACCAACATGATCAATTTCCTGAAGAGATTCGTAAAGAACTAGGTGACTACGTATTATATGTTACACATGGGCATCATTATAATGTTAAAATGACATACGTACCGATAAGCTACAAGGGTGAGGAAGTAGGGGCAAATATTGTTTGCTTTGGGCATTCACATGTAGCGACGTCCTTTTCCGAAAACGGGATTGTGTATATTAATCCAGGTAGCCTTCGTTTACCGAGAAATAGGAGCGAGCAAACATATGTAATTTGTGAGCTATCAACTAACGAAGTAAAGGTCTCTTTTCATGAAAGAGAGACGGGAGCTTTAATAGAAGAATTATCAGAAACTTTTTTATTTTAA
- a CDS encoding GerMN domain-containing protein: MRRFIRVGVPSMLVLTLLVTGCSSNSEEAAKEMDAPPINYVDENETIEFDLEEEVDASVDTEQEMISETVQRELYLIDSNGMVVPQTVDLPKTEGVIKQSLEYLVEGGPVSNMLPNGFKAVLPAGTLIDVNLTEDGLAIADFSEEFQNYNPEQELQILQAITWTLTQFESVESVKIRINGYDQETMPVNNTPIGEKLTRANGINLETDSIVDMSNSKGVTLYFLSQNGDNTYYVPVTRRVERSEDAIQTVVDQLLTGPSMHSNLLTDFSQGVQLLDSPQYENGVVTLNFNEALLNNLQGTAISNDVLNLLVLSLTEQEGVEQVAVQVNGDSKILQTSGEFLAEPVSRPTLVNTGKF; this comes from the coding sequence ATGCGCAGATTTATTAGAGTAGGAGTGCCATCAATGTTAGTATTAACACTTCTTGTTACAGGGTGTTCATCGAATTCAGAGGAGGCTGCAAAGGAAATGGATGCACCTCCGATAAATTACGTTGACGAGAATGAAACAATCGAGTTTGATTTAGAAGAAGAGGTTGATGCGTCTGTCGATACGGAACAAGAGATGATATCGGAAACTGTGCAACGAGAGTTATACTTAATCGATTCGAATGGAATGGTCGTGCCACAAACAGTTGATTTACCGAAAACTGAAGGTGTTATTAAGCAATCATTAGAGTATCTTGTGGAGGGTGGACCAGTATCAAATATGCTACCAAATGGATTCAAAGCTGTACTTCCTGCAGGTACATTAATAGATGTAAATTTAACTGAAGATGGATTAGCAATCGCTGATTTTTCTGAGGAATTCCAAAATTATAATCCAGAACAAGAGCTACAAATTTTACAAGCAATTACATGGACGTTAACACAGTTTGAAAGTGTAGAAAGTGTCAAAATTCGCATTAATGGTTACGATCAAGAAACAATGCCAGTGAACAATACACCAATTGGTGAAAAATTAACTCGTGCCAATGGAATTAACTTAGAAACAGATTCAATCGTTGATATGTCAAATAGTAAGGGGGTGACTCTTTACTTTCTTAGCCAAAATGGGGACAACACATACTATGTTCCAGTAACAAGACGTGTTGAGAGAAGTGAAGATGCTATCCAGACAGTAGTTGACCAACTACTAACTGGCCCTTCAATGCACTCAAACTTACTAACTGACTTTAGTCAAGGTGTTCAATTACTTGATAGCCCACAGTATGAAAATGGTGTCGTCACGCTAAACTTCAACGAGGCACTATTAAATAATTTACAAGGTACTGCAATTTCTAATGACGTATTAAATCTTCTTGTTTTATCTTTAACAGAACAGGAAGGTGTTGAACAAGTGGCAGTACAAGTAAATGGAGACAGTAAAATTTTGCAAACGTCAGGTGAGTTTTTAGCTGAACCAGTTTCAAGACCAACACTAGTGAACACTGGTAAATTTTAA
- the ptsP gene encoding phosphoenolpyruvate--protein phosphotransferase, which translates to MSEKLSGIPASAGIAIAKAFVMEEQDYSIEVRKIEDTNKEIEKLTSALEKSKKELEQIKNKAEVELGSDKAEIFAAHLLVLSDPEFLNGISEKIEGEKLNVESAVQDVSNMFISMFESMDNEYMKERAADIRDVSNRVLGHLLGIETKSLAEITEETIVIAHDLTPSDTAQLNPVVIKAFATNIGGRTSHSAIMARSMEIPAVVGTKEVTNKIENGMTVIVNGLTGDVIVNPSDELIAEYKLKVENYEQQKQEWAKLVHAKTLTKDQVHVELAANIGTPKDLTGVINNGAEGIGLYRTEFLYMGRNELPQEEEQFEAYKEVLEKMDGKPVVIRTLDIGGDKELSYLDLPKELNPFLGFRAIRLCLEEETIFRTQLRALLRASVYGNLKIMFPMIATLEELRAAKALLQDEKDKLLQEDAKVSDTIEVGIMVEIPSTAVCADIYIQEVDFFSIGTNDLIQYTMAADRMNERVTYLYQPYHPSILRLVNMVIKAAHKEGKWAGMCGEMAGDEIAIPILLGLGLDEFSMSASSILPARSQISHLSQEELSNFTEKLLSKSTAEEVKQEVEQFLGR; encoded by the coding sequence ATGAGTGAAAAATTATCAGGTATTCCAGCTTCAGCAGGGATTGCGATAGCGAAAGCTTTTGTAATGGAAGAACAAGATTATTCGATAGAAGTTAGGAAAATTGAAGATACGAATAAAGAGATAGAAAAACTAACTAGCGCATTGGAAAAATCCAAAAAAGAATTAGAGCAAATAAAAAACAAAGCAGAAGTAGAACTAGGATCTGATAAGGCTGAGATTTTTGCTGCTCATCTTCTTGTACTAAGTGACCCGGAATTTCTTAACGGAATTAGTGAAAAAATTGAAGGTGAAAAATTAAATGTAGAAAGTGCCGTTCAGGACGTTTCAAATATGTTTATTTCAATGTTTGAGTCGATGGATAATGAATACATGAAGGAGCGAGCTGCTGATATTCGAGATGTATCAAATCGTGTCCTTGGACATTTATTAGGAATTGAAACAAAGTCGCTTGCAGAGATTACAGAGGAAACAATCGTAATTGCTCATGATTTAACACCTTCTGACACAGCTCAGCTTAATCCTGTGGTGATAAAAGCCTTTGCGACTAATATTGGTGGGCGAACGTCTCATTCAGCAATTATGGCACGTTCAATGGAGATCCCTGCAGTTGTAGGTACGAAAGAAGTAACCAATAAGATTGAAAATGGAATGACTGTTATTGTTAACGGATTAACTGGTGATGTGATTGTGAATCCAAGTGATGAACTTATTGCTGAGTACAAGCTTAAAGTAGAAAACTATGAACAACAGAAACAAGAATGGGCAAAGCTAGTTCATGCTAAAACGTTAACTAAGGATCAGGTTCATGTAGAGTTAGCTGCAAATATTGGGACACCAAAGGATTTAACTGGAGTTATCAATAATGGAGCAGAAGGTATTGGTTTATATAGAACTGAATTTCTCTATATGGGGCGTAATGAATTGCCTCAAGAGGAAGAGCAATTTGAAGCATATAAAGAAGTTCTTGAAAAAATGGATGGAAAACCTGTTGTTATTCGTACACTAGATATTGGTGGAGATAAAGAATTATCTTACCTTGATCTTCCGAAAGAATTAAATCCATTCTTAGGGTTCCGGGCTATTCGTTTGTGCTTAGAAGAGGAAACAATTTTCAGAACCCAACTAAGAGCATTGCTACGAGCAAGTGTGTATGGAAATTTAAAAATCATGTTTCCAATGATTGCAACTCTTGAGGAACTGCGTGCTGCAAAAGCGTTACTACAAGATGAAAAAGATAAGTTACTTCAAGAGGATGCCAAGGTCTCTGATACAATTGAAGTTGGCATAATGGTAGAGATTCCGTCTACAGCTGTATGTGCTGATATTTACATACAGGAAGTCGACTTCTTTAGTATTGGAACGAATGATTTAATTCAATATACAATGGCTGCAGATAGAATGAATGAACGTGTCACCTACTTATATCAACCGTATCATCCGTCCATTTTGCGTTTAGTAAATATGGTCATAAAAGCTGCTCATAAAGAAGGGAAATGGGCTGGCATGTGTGGCGAAATGGCTGGAGACGAAATAGCTATTCCAATCCTATTAGGTCTAGGACTAGATGAGTTTAGTATGAGTGCCTCATCCATTTTACCAGCTAGAAGTCAAATTAGTCATCTATCACAAGAAGAGCTTTCAAACTTTACTGAAAAATTATTATCGAAATCAACGGCAGAAGAAGTGAAACAAGAAGTAGAGCAGTTTTTAGGTCGATAA
- the racE gene encoding glutamate racemase translates to MDKPIGVIDSGLGGLTVAKEILRQLPKEEIIYIGDTERCPYGPRPSEEVRTYTWQMIDSLMEKGIKMLVIACNTATAVVLDEVKKTLPIPVIGVIHPGAISALKVTKEDHVAVIGTTGTIKSKAYEKALKSINNDVAVESLACPRFVPLVEQGIFDGEEAEEIITDSLQPLLDKTYDTLILGCTHYPLLRDVIQQVVGENIELICSGDETAREVSALLYHKNMLYTGERIPTNYFYTTGQSDTFKNIANKWLEIEIEHVNTIKLD, encoded by the coding sequence TTGGATAAACCTATTGGAGTTATTGATTCGGGTTTAGGTGGTTTAACAGTAGCGAAAGAAATACTTAGACAGCTACCTAAGGAAGAAATTATTTATATTGGTGATACGGAACGTTGCCCGTATGGGCCTCGTCCTAGTGAAGAAGTAAGAACATATACTTGGCAAATGATTGATAGCCTAATGGAAAAGGGAATTAAGATGTTGGTCATAGCTTGTAATACAGCAACAGCAGTCGTCCTTGACGAGGTAAAGAAGACATTACCTATTCCTGTTATTGGTGTTATTCATCCAGGAGCTATCTCAGCTCTTAAGGTGACGAAAGAAGACCATGTAGCTGTTATTGGAACGACAGGGACGATTAAAAGTAAAGCGTATGAAAAGGCTTTAAAAAGTATTAATAATGATGTTGCTGTTGAGAGCTTAGCATGTCCACGATTTGTTCCTTTGGTGGAACAGGGTATCTTTGATGGGGAAGAAGCAGAAGAGATAATAACAGATTCATTACAGCCGTTACTAGATAAGACATATGATACGTTAATACTTGGATGTACCCATTACCCTCTACTACGAGATGTAATTCAACAAGTAGTAGGCGAAAACATCGAATTAATTTGCTCTGGTGATGAAACGGCTCGCGAAGTAAGTGCTCTCTTATACCATAAAAATATGTTGTATACAGGGGAAAGAATCCCAACGAACTATTTCTATACAACAGGCCAAAGTGACACATTCAAAAACATAGCAAATAAATGGTTAGAAATTGAAATTGAACACGTCAACACAATCAAACTCGACTAG
- a CDS encoding XTP/dITP diphosphatase, whose translation MEKEIIIATKNKGKVREFEALFSEKGITIQSLLDYPDVPDVIEDGETFAENAAKKAETIAKHFQKMVISDDSGLIVDALDGRPGVYSARYAGIEKDDEKNYQKVLEELSGVPTERRTARFHCSLAVASPNKETVIVDGTCEGIITETPVGENGFGYDPIMYISELNKTMAQLSQEEKNQISHRKAALKKLENEISDIL comes from the coding sequence ATGGAGAAGGAGATTATTATAGCGACTAAGAATAAAGGAAAAGTACGTGAGTTTGAAGCGCTATTTTCTGAAAAGGGAATTACTATTCAGTCGCTATTAGACTATCCTGACGTTCCTGATGTAATAGAAGATGGTGAAACGTTTGCAGAAAATGCTGCGAAAAAAGCAGAAACGATCGCAAAACATTTTCAAAAGATGGTTATTTCAGACGATTCGGGCTTAATCGTTGATGCCCTAGATGGACGTCCTGGTGTTTATTCAGCTAGATATGCGGGTATCGAAAAGGACGATGAAAAGAATTATCAAAAGGTATTAGAAGAATTAAGTGGAGTACCAACAGAAAGAAGGACTGCGAGATTTCACTGTTCTTTAGCAGTGGCTTCACCTAACAAGGAAACAGTTATTGTGGATGGAACGTGTGAAGGGATAATAACGGAAACTCCAGTAGGTGAAAATGGATTTGGCTATGACCCAATTATGTACATATCTGAGTTAAATAAAACGATGGCACAATTGTCACAAGAAGAGAAGAACCAAATAAGCCATCGTAAAGCAGCCCTTAAAAAGCTTGAAAACGAAATTTCTGATATTTTATAG